Proteins encoded together in one Campylobacter concisus window:
- the cmeU gene encoding CmeU family protein, with product MEKSKEVKEKIEKILEARSAFFAELDRQVPKKNGTDVFDFSKVKEANLKEIYAKFYAFDYNVRKLLPDVYKAYDVNFNV from the coding sequence GTGGAAAAATCTAAAGAAGTAAAAGAGAAGATAGAGAAAATTTTAGAGGCTAGATCTGCATTTTTTGCTGAGCTAGACCGCCAAGTGCCAAAGAAAAATGGCACTGACGTCTTTGACTTTAGCAAGGTCAAAGAGGCTAATCTAAAAGAAATTTACGCTAAATTTTATGCATTTGACTACAACGTAAGAAAGCTCTTGCCCGACGTTTATAAAGCTTATGATGTGAATTTTAATGTCTGA
- a CDS encoding alanine racemase yields the protein MSEIHLNKAAYIHNLTKICDKAGGKENVIVVLKDNAYGHGARLIASEAKKFGIKNCAVKSECEANEIADIFENILILSHIPTGDESAKFTYAINDIDALLKIKENTKINLAIDTGMHRNGLDISELDYAFEILARRNLELLGAYTHFRASDELNADYFVQRENFNAAKAKILALCDEFGFKKPIFHSHNSAALERASEIKDEMVRVGIAQYGYAQFNSSLNLKSVLSLWAKRVSRRVLKSGQSVGYGAKFIAKDDINVATYDLGYGDGLLRYNGLGELRLANGEMVLGKISMDSFSCKDSGEWVCVFEDANVWANFFGTINYDILVKLSPNITRKFI from the coding sequence ATGTCTGAGATACACCTAAACAAAGCAGCTTACATCCACAATCTAACTAAAATTTGTGACAAAGCTGGCGGAAAAGAAAATGTTATCGTCGTGCTAAAAGATAACGCTTATGGGCACGGAGCAAGGCTCATAGCTAGCGAGGCTAAGAAATTTGGCATAAAAAACTGCGCTGTAAAGAGTGAGTGTGAAGCAAATGAGATCGCTGATATCTTTGAAAATATCTTGATCCTCTCGCACATCCCAACAGGCGATGAGAGCGCTAAATTTACCTACGCCATAAACGACATAGACGCACTTTTAAAGATAAAAGAAAACACAAAAATCAACCTCGCCATCGACACTGGCATGCATAGAAATGGGCTTGATATAAGCGAACTTGATTATGCATTTGAAATTTTAGCCAGAAGAAATTTAGAGCTTCTTGGCGCTTATACGCACTTTCGCGCAAGCGATGAGTTAAATGCTGATTATTTCGTGCAAAGAGAAAATTTTAACGCCGCAAAAGCGAAAATTTTAGCTCTTTGCGATGAATTTGGCTTTAAAAAACCGATCTTTCACTCTCACAACTCAGCCGCCCTCGAAAGAGCGAGCGAGATAAAAGATGAGATGGTGCGCGTGGGCATCGCTCAGTATGGATATGCTCAGTTTAATAGCTCTTTAAATTTAAAGTCAGTGCTTTCACTTTGGGCAAAGCGCGTTAGCAGGCGGGTCTTAAAAAGTGGTCAAAGCGTGGGATATGGGGCCAAATTTATAGCAAAAGACGATATAAACGTCGCTACTTATGATCTTGGATATGGCGACGGACTGCTAAGATACAATGGACTTGGCGAGCTAAGGCTTGCAAACGGCGAGATGGTACTTGGTAAAATTTCGATGGATAGTTTTAGCTGTAAAGATAGTGGCGAGTGGGTCTGCGTCTTTGAGGACGCAAATGTCTGGGCTAACTTTTTTGGCACGATAAACTACGACATCTTGGTCAAACTCTCGCCAAATATCACTAGAAAATTTATATAA
- the htpX gene encoding zinc metalloprotease HtpX — protein MEIFKTAFLMVALMLVFIAVGGYVGGEQGMMIAFLMAAGMNLFSYFFSDKLVLKRYNAIPVDESNAHGLYEIVSRLTQKANLPMPKIYIIPEEVPNAFATGRNPSHAAVAVTEGLLKILNENEIEGVLAHELSHVRHYDILTGSVAAILAGAIAMVANFAKIGTLAGQNQNSQRNANPVIMLIIAVVMPLAATVIQMAISREREYKADKGAAYLTGHPEWLASALTKLENYSNSYVMQNASEQSAHMFIVNPFGSLTSKLSVLFRTHPSTSDRIAELQRLEQEIKRGM, from the coding sequence ATGGAAATTTTCAAAACCGCTTTTTTAATGGTTGCTTTAATGCTAGTTTTTATCGCTGTTGGCGGCTATGTGGGCGGCGAGCAAGGCATGATGATCGCCTTTTTGATGGCAGCTGGCATGAACCTATTTTCTTACTTTTTCAGCGACAAGCTCGTACTAAAAAGATATAACGCCATCCCAGTTGATGAGAGCAACGCCCACGGCCTTTACGAGATCGTCTCTCGCCTCACACAAAAGGCGAATTTGCCGATGCCAAAAATTTACATCATCCCAGAAGAGGTGCCAAATGCCTTTGCCACAGGCCGCAACCCAAGCCACGCAGCCGTCGCAGTAACCGAGGGGCTTTTAAAAATTTTAAATGAAAATGAGATCGAGGGCGTGCTAGCTCACGAGCTAAGCCATGTAAGGCACTACGACATCCTAACTGGCTCAGTCGCAGCCATACTAGCTGGGGCTATCGCAATGGTCGCAAATTTTGCCAAGATAGGCACCCTCGCTGGTCAAAATCAAAACTCGCAGCGAAACGCCAACCCAGTAATTATGCTAATCATCGCCGTTGTGATGCCTCTAGCTGCCACGGTCATCCAAATGGCGATCTCAAGGGAGCGCGAGTATAAGGCGGACAAAGGCGCAGCCTATCTAACGGGACACCCAGAGTGGCTAGCTAGCGCGCTAACAAAACTTGAAAACTACTCAAATTCTTACGTCATGCAAAACGCAAGCGAACAAAGCGCACATATGTTTATCGTAAATCCATTTGGCTCGCTAACTAGCAAGCTTAGCGTGCTTTTTAGAACGCACCCAAGCACTAGTGACAGGATCGCCGAGCTTCAAAGGCTTGAGCAAGAGATAAAAAGAGGTATGTAG
- the rsmG gene encoding 16S rRNA (guanine(527)-N(7))-methyltransferase RsmG, with protein sequence MKNELCLPAYFDEKVKAYAQIFAKFNKVHSLSNYKDISEQVLDSIKPLEIFDLSAKTAIDVGSGAGFPAIFLALAMPRTKWYLFEPIAKKSSFLSYAKIELGLQNLEVHSQKIELADKFTADLITSRALSKTKELIKICKGFYDESTKFLIYKGSSVMDEISGIDAQIYNEKNRNYIFFNLKNQGEIR encoded by the coding sequence ATGAAAAATGAGCTCTGCTTGCCAGCTTATTTTGATGAAAAAGTAAAGGCTTACGCTCAAATTTTTGCTAAATTTAACAAAGTTCATAGCTTAAGCAACTATAAAGATATAAGCGAGCAGGTGCTTGATAGCATAAAGCCGCTTGAAATTTTTGACCTAAGTGCCAAAACGGCGATCGATGTTGGTAGTGGAGCTGGCTTTCCAGCGATATTTTTAGCGCTTGCGATGCCGCGCACTAAGTGGTACCTTTTTGAGCCGATAGCTAAAAAGTCATCATTTCTAAGCTACGCTAAGATCGAGCTTGGCTTGCAAAATTTAGAAGTTCATAGCCAAAAGATCGAGCTTGCAGATAAATTTACAGCTGATCTCATCACTTCAAGGGCGCTTAGCAAGACAAAAGAGCTTATAAAAATTTGCAAGGGATTTTATGATGAGAGCACTAAGTTTCTCATCTACAAGGGCTCTAGCGTCATGGATGAAATTTCAGGCATAGATGCGCAAATTTATAATGAAAAAAACAGAAACTACATATTTTTTAATCTCAAAAATCAAGGGGAGATACGTTGA
- the ribA gene encoding GTP cyclohydrolase II: protein MKIEISNAANLPSRFGTYKVQAFKEGAKEHLVIYKEPLSEVVNLRIHSECLTGDAIGSLKCDCRDQLEASLKYIEENGGMVIYLRQEGRNIGLLNKINAYSLQDKGFDTIEANHQLGFKADERTYEVVDFILNHYGIKEVNLLTNNPLKLHGLSSVKIVKRVPIVIKPNKFNEGYLKVKKEQMGHIL, encoded by the coding sequence AAATAGAAATTTCAAACGCCGCAAATCTACCCTCAAGATTTGGCACTTATAAGGTTCAAGCATTCAAAGAAGGGGCAAAAGAGCACCTCGTGATCTACAAAGAGCCTTTGAGCGAAGTCGTAAATCTTAGAATTCACTCTGAGTGCCTAACTGGCGATGCGATCGGAAGCCTAAAGTGCGACTGTCGCGATCAGCTTGAAGCGAGTCTAAAATATATCGAAGAAAATGGCGGCATGGTCATCTACCTGCGTCAAGAGGGCAGAAATATCGGGCTTTTAAATAAGATAAACGCTTACAGTCTGCAAGACAAGGGCTTTGATACGATAGAAGCCAATCACCAGCTAGGTTTTAAAGCCGATGAGAGGACGTATGAAGTGGTTGATTTTATCCTAAATCACTACGGCATAAAAGAGGTAAATTTACTCACAAATAACCCTTTAAAACTTCACGGACTAAGTTCAGTAAAGATCGTAAAGCGCGTGCCTATCGTCATAAAACCAAATAAATTTAACGAAGGCTACTTAAAGGTCAAAAAAGAGCAAATGGGACACATCTTGTGA